From a region of the Chitinophaga caseinilytica genome:
- a CDS encoding DUF6660 family protein gives MRIIALILSIVILAFSTTTCSDELVGQVTASSGYQLADAGTEHHEHVDFCSPLCACGCCAASVILPVGYLIPVQSGHSAFNYSEMPAGIITDVSPAVWQPPQA, from the coding sequence GTGAGAATTATCGCCCTCATATTGAGCATTGTGATCCTGGCATTCAGCACCACTACCTGCAGCGACGAGCTGGTTGGCCAGGTGACTGCGTCCAGCGGTTACCAGCTGGCGGATGCGGGAACGGAGCACCACGAGCATGTGGACTTCTGCTCGCCGCTCTGCGCCTGCGGTTGCTGTGCGGCGTCCGTAATTCTGCCGGTCGGGTATCTCATCCCCGTGCAATCCGGCCATTCTGCTTTTAACTACTCCGAAATGCCCGCCGGCATCATTACCGATGTTTCCCCGGCCGTATGGCAACCTCCCCAGGCTTAA
- a CDS encoding S41 family peptidase — MKKLGYSLFSLLLAAAHAFAQQDVKLSPRQLQEDLALVKQQIYNVHAYPYTEIDQKEYDRLFSEIHSGLKDSLTATAFMKKIKPLFARLCDEHAQVSLPDSLLETPYRSGGAFLPITLAFDGKNYRIDKILNEGSPLQPGDVITQIDLEDIDKLVKRSAGYSSGYPEQRLEKALKQFGYLYTWTVPDARSHFKITTRNGKTVRLAGVSANTWKAELDRQSGWNVQCQDYVYYENIGDAGYINACSFNVPHQDLDAVQRRIDTIYEQVKADAPKYLFIDVSKNSGGQSVVGSMLIDGFNGKPYRGYSVDFRRSESYIRLLKSWGMDAPDYYKAANEGDLIHIAGDTVRPDERPGRFAGKVFIVVGNGTFSSAMMFATIIKDNQLATIVGETPTLGHPNKFGEMYNTALPNTKVRLLFGVKRWLRPSGDTENNQLIPDLPIPLTDDKAQLIKRVLVKRQTGATASTPQR; from the coding sequence ATGAAAAAATTAGGATATTCCCTGTTCTCTTTACTGCTCGCAGCGGCTCACGCATTTGCGCAGCAAGATGTAAAACTTTCGCCCCGGCAGCTGCAAGAAGACCTGGCACTTGTGAAACAGCAGATTTACAACGTGCACGCTTATCCGTACACGGAAATCGACCAAAAGGAATACGACCGGCTGTTTTCGGAAATACATTCCGGATTGAAGGACTCCCTCACCGCCACGGCTTTCATGAAGAAGATAAAACCGCTTTTCGCCCGGCTGTGCGACGAGCACGCCCAGGTATCTTTGCCCGACAGCCTGCTGGAAACGCCCTACAGAAGCGGCGGCGCGTTTCTACCCATCACCCTGGCCTTCGACGGGAAAAATTACCGGATCGATAAGATACTCAATGAAGGAAGCCCCCTTCAACCGGGAGACGTCATCACCCAAATCGATCTCGAAGATATCGATAAACTGGTGAAACGGTCGGCCGGCTATTCGTCCGGGTATCCCGAACAGCGGTTGGAAAAGGCCCTCAAACAATTCGGCTACCTCTATACCTGGACCGTCCCCGACGCCCGCTCGCATTTTAAAATAACGACCCGCAACGGGAAAACGGTCCGCCTGGCCGGCGTTTCCGCAAATACCTGGAAAGCCGAGCTCGACCGGCAATCCGGATGGAACGTGCAGTGCCAGGATTATGTGTATTATGAAAATATCGGCGACGCCGGGTACATCAATGCCTGTTCCTTCAACGTCCCGCACCAGGACCTCGACGCCGTCCAGCGCCGGATCGACACGATTTATGAACAGGTGAAAGCCGATGCGCCGAAATACCTTTTCATCGATGTGAGCAAAAACAGCGGTGGCCAGTCGGTCGTTGGCAGCATGCTCATCGATGGGTTCAACGGAAAACCGTACCGCGGGTACAGCGTCGATTTCAGGCGGAGCGAATCGTATATCAGGCTCCTGAAATCCTGGGGCATGGATGCGCCCGACTATTATAAAGCCGCCAACGAAGGCGACCTGATCCATATCGCCGGAGATACCGTCCGGCCCGATGAAAGGCCGGGACGCTTTGCCGGCAAGGTGTTCATCGTGGTGGGCAACGGTACTTTCAGCAGCGCCATGATGTTCGCGACGATCATCAAAGACAACCAACTGGCCACGATCGTAGGGGAAACGCCTACGCTCGGGCATCCCAACAAATTCGGGGAAATGTACAATACAGCATTGCCAAACACCAAAGTGCGGCTGCTTTTCGGTGTGAAAAGGTGGCTGCGGCCCAGTGGAGATACGGAAAACAACCAGCTGATCCCCGATTTGCCCATTCCGTTGACCGACGATAAGGCGCAGCTCATCAAACGCGTTCTCGTCAAACGGCAAACCGGAGCAACGGCGTCCACGCCGCAGCGATGA
- a CDS encoding lysophospholipid acyltransferase family protein: MSIVLYYLLLPVVYFISILPFPLLYGLSDVFFCLLYYVVGYRKKVVLQNLANSFPDKSPEERARICRDFYRYFCDLFLETFKTLTISKAAMLRHCSLTPETVALFKRLHAEGKSVVLVMGHKGNWEWAGNSFSILCPQQLYVVYHPLASKHYDGLMYRMRTRFGTKLIAMQDTFREMVKLRGEINATALIADQSPRPDTAQWVNFLHQDTPVFTGTERIASKMNYQVVYVSVTRTKRGYYSVSAEVLVESPAQEAPGNITTLHTARLEADIIDQPATWLWSHRRWKHKRKQEPATV; encoded by the coding sequence TTGAGTATTGTTCTCTACTACCTTTTACTGCCGGTGGTTTACTTCATCAGTATCCTTCCGTTTCCGCTCCTTTACGGGTTGTCAGACGTATTTTTCTGTCTGCTGTACTACGTAGTGGGATATCGTAAGAAAGTTGTGCTGCAAAACCTGGCGAATTCCTTTCCGGACAAGTCGCCGGAAGAGCGCGCCCGGATCTGTCGTGATTTTTATCGTTATTTCTGCGACCTGTTCCTGGAGACCTTTAAAACCCTGACTATCAGCAAAGCCGCCATGTTGCGGCATTGTTCGCTCACGCCTGAAACGGTAGCGCTGTTCAAGCGGCTGCATGCCGAAGGCAAAAGCGTGGTGCTGGTGATGGGGCATAAGGGCAACTGGGAATGGGCGGGCAATTCGTTCAGCATTTTGTGCCCGCAGCAATTGTACGTAGTGTACCATCCGCTGGCCAGCAAACATTATGATGGCTTGATGTACAGGATGCGCACGCGCTTCGGCACCAAGCTCATCGCCATGCAGGACACGTTCCGCGAAATGGTAAAGCTCCGGGGAGAAATCAACGCCACGGCGCTGATCGCCGACCAAAGCCCCCGGCCAGACACTGCCCAGTGGGTGAATTTCCTGCACCAGGACACGCCGGTGTTCACGGGCACGGAAAGGATCGCGTCGAAAATGAATTACCAGGTGGTATATGTTTCCGTTACCCGCACTAAGCGCGGTTACTATTCCGTATCCGCGGAAGTTTTGGTGGAATCTCCCGCACAGGAGGCTCCCGGGAACATCACCACGCTTCATACCGCACGGTTGGAAGCCGACATCATCGACCAGCCCGCCACCTGGCTCTGGTCGCACCGCCGCTGGAAACACAAGAGAAAACAGGAACCCGCCACAGTTTAA
- a CDS encoding fatty acid desaturase family protein, translated as MLEGKQLILATKPFAQEKRALSWWYTLSTLCLLIASLTATVVVPWLGLRIAFSVLSGLLIVRMFVIYHDYQHHSILKNSPAANAIMTIFGIYILAPSSIWKRSHDYHHQHNSKLYSASIGSYPIATIDGFLAMSRGERRMYLFTRHPLTILFGYLFMFIIGMCVNSFFASPRRHYDALIALVAHVALTVAVILTAGWLTWLLLVLAPVFIACAIGTYLFYAQHNFPGVVFNTKEEWCYDDAALLSSSHMVMSPVMAWFTGNIGLHHIHHLNARIPFYRLPEAYAKIPELQGATTTTLWPKDIRACFRLKVWDPKTRMMTGVKALRKDEAYAAKFRPSAV; from the coding sequence ATGTTAGAAGGAAAACAACTCATTTTGGCCACCAAGCCTTTTGCCCAGGAAAAACGTGCCCTCAGCTGGTGGTACACTTTGTCTACGCTATGCCTGCTCATTGCCTCGCTCACCGCTACCGTGGTGGTGCCGTGGCTGGGGCTGCGGATCGCGTTCAGTGTACTGTCTGGCCTGCTGATCGTCCGCATGTTCGTTATTTATCACGATTACCAGCACCATTCCATCTTAAAGAACAGCCCGGCGGCCAACGCCATCATGACCATTTTCGGTATTTATATTCTTGCCCCATCCAGCATCTGGAAGCGGTCGCACGATTACCATCACCAGCATAATTCAAAACTGTACAGCGCCAGCATCGGTTCTTACCCCATCGCTACGATAGACGGGTTCCTGGCCATGAGCCGTGGCGAGCGCCGGATGTACCTGTTTACGCGCCATCCGCTCACCATCCTGTTCGGCTACCTGTTCATGTTCATCATCGGGATGTGCGTGAATTCGTTCTTCGCCAGCCCCCGCCGCCATTACGATGCCCTCATCGCGCTGGTGGCACATGTGGCGCTGACGGTCGCCGTAATTCTCACGGCTGGCTGGCTGACATGGCTGCTCCTCGTACTGGCACCCGTTTTCATCGCCTGCGCGATCGGGACTTACCTTTTCTATGCGCAACATAATTTCCCCGGCGTGGTCTTCAATACGAAAGAAGAATGGTGCTACGACGATGCGGCGCTGCTGTCGTCCAGCCACATGGTGATGAGCCCTGTCATGGCCTGGTTTACCGGCAATATCGGTCTTCATCACATCCATCACCTCAACGCCCGGATACCTTTTTACCGTTTGCCGGAGGCTTATGCGAAGATCCCCGAGCTGCAGGGAGCTACCACTACCACTTTATGGCCGAAAGATATCCGTGCCTGTTTCCGGCTGAAGGTCTGGGACCCGAAAACCCGGATGATGACGGGCGTGAAGGCGCTTCGCAAAGACGAGGCGTATGCCGCAAAATTCCGTCCTTCCGCTGTGTAG
- a CDS encoding AraC family transcriptional regulator, whose translation MYITRLPDHSDPQFDEAAHFARFRKQNMVFSAESHDAHCDEHIGCLSVKTLLRGAETYGIDGRKVTVRPGQFLILNNDQPYSCRISGPGAAHALSVFFKSDFAAAVLTAAMHTDAYLLDEPFFPDGALPSFFQHLHDTTPLMQHRLQQLVQSLETQGYVAAMVDEQLVFLLHDLAGVQQADRRLARDVQALKPATRHELFRRLCVAKDVLHTAYHEPLDLERLCREACLSVPQLVRQFKSVFRCSPYQYLVRVRLEQAAQLLRQGSQPAQDIAWQCGFENAGAFGRAFKSMYGVPPMAYRQLH comes from the coding sequence ATGTATATCACCCGATTACCCGATCATTCAGACCCTCAGTTCGACGAAGCCGCGCATTTCGCCCGGTTCCGGAAACAAAACATGGTGTTCAGCGCCGAAAGCCACGATGCGCATTGCGATGAGCACATCGGCTGCCTTTCCGTGAAAACGCTCCTGCGTGGCGCCGAAACGTATGGGATCGATGGGCGGAAGGTGACCGTCCGCCCGGGGCAATTCCTCATCCTGAATAACGATCAACCGTATTCCTGCCGCATCTCCGGGCCGGGAGCCGCGCATGCATTGTCGGTTTTCTTTAAAAGCGATTTCGCGGCGGCGGTGCTGACAGCCGCCATGCACACGGACGCGTACCTGCTCGACGAGCCGTTTTTCCCCGATGGCGCGCTGCCTTCGTTCTTCCAACACCTGCACGATACGACGCCGTTGATGCAACATCGCCTGCAACAGCTTGTCCAGTCGCTGGAAACGCAGGGGTATGTGGCCGCAATGGTCGACGAACAGCTCGTTTTCCTCCTGCACGACCTTGCCGGCGTGCAACAGGCAGACCGCAGGCTGGCGCGCGATGTGCAGGCGCTGAAGCCAGCTACGCGGCATGAGCTGTTCCGGCGGCTGTGCGTGGCCAAAGACGTGCTGCATACTGCGTACCATGAACCGCTCGACCTGGAGCGCCTGTGCAGGGAGGCTTGTCTTTCCGTTCCGCAGCTCGTGCGGCAGTTCAAATCCGTGTTCCGGTGCTCGCCGTACCAGTACCTCGTGCGCGTGCGGTTGGAGCAGGCGGCGCAACTGTTGCGGCAGGGAAGCCAGCCGGCGCAGGACATCGCCTGGCAATGCGGGTTCGAGAACGCGGGCGCGTTTGGCCGGGCGTTCAAATCCATGTACGGCGTACCACCGATGGCTTACCGGCAGCTACATTGA
- a CDS encoding alpha/beta hydrolase yields MLYKFFIALSLVFSLQHAAAQDIPLYEGAIPNSRPAPEGYAEKDSLGRIFRVTKPVLIPFFPPEGKANGTAVLIFPGGGYFLLSMPACEEIARALADSGITAFIVKYRLPSDVIMKDKSTGPLQDALSAIRLVRRRAAEWGIDTHKVGLMGLSAGGHLASMVATQQERTAIPNPENTDLRPDFLALLYPVIIYDPAVPRTRENLIGKNPSTETLRQYSTDQSVSSKTPPAFLVHAADDSVIPLKNTLAFFNALIQHNVKTELHVLQTGDHGFALTDLPSGGQWFQMFQSWLRENGWLTTTGNSRPLP; encoded by the coding sequence ATGTTATATAAGTTCTTCATCGCCCTTTCCCTTGTTTTTTCGCTGCAACACGCTGCCGCGCAGGATATCCCGCTGTACGAGGGCGCCATTCCCAATTCGAGGCCGGCACCGGAAGGTTATGCTGAAAAGGACAGCCTGGGACGGATTTTCAGGGTCACGAAGCCGGTATTAATTCCTTTCTTTCCGCCGGAAGGGAAGGCCAATGGTACGGCGGTGCTCATTTTCCCGGGGGGCGGGTACTTTTTGCTGTCGATGCCCGCTTGCGAAGAAATAGCGCGGGCGCTGGCGGATTCTGGCATTACGGCGTTCATCGTCAAATACCGGTTGCCGAGTGATGTGATCATGAAGGATAAATCGACAGGGCCTTTGCAGGACGCGCTGTCTGCCATCCGGCTCGTGCGCCGGCGGGCGGCGGAGTGGGGGATTGATACGCACAAGGTAGGATTGATGGGCCTTTCCGCCGGAGGGCACCTGGCATCCATGGTGGCCACCCAGCAGGAGCGGACAGCCATTCCCAATCCCGAAAACACCGATCTCCGCCCGGATTTCCTGGCGCTGCTGTACCCCGTCATCATCTACGATCCTGCTGTTCCCCGTACCCGGGAAAACCTCATCGGTAAAAATCCTTCCACCGAAACCCTCCGCCAATACAGCACCGATCAATCCGTGTCCTCCAAAACGCCACCCGCATTCCTCGTTCATGCGGCAGACGACAGTGTGATCCCGCTCAAGAACACGCTTGCGTTCTTCAACGCTTTGATACAACACAACGTCAAAACGGAACTGCACGTCCTCCAAACCGGCGACCATGGCTTTGCCCTGACCGATCTCCCCAGCGGCGGCCAGTGGTTCCAAATGTTCCAAAGCTGGCTCCGGGAGAATGGCTGGCTGACCACGACCGGGAACAGCCGTCCCTTACCGTAA
- a CDS encoding transposase has protein sequence MDSISRAELWLFITTLVYFLMNGAQVFETLVFVPKWADAPPQHFNLLLGSGASLKFFWIVFHSIHEITFILALIFCWKIDFARNWLLVSFAVHIAVRAWTLVFFAPSIIHFQQIAETKAGAADLADKVSLWQTLNYVRVAIFIAVSIGLIPLCIRVFNLRH, from the coding sequence ATGGATAGCATCTCCCGGGCCGAACTATGGCTTTTCATCACAACATTGGTATACTTTCTTATGAACGGGGCGCAGGTATTCGAAACGCTGGTGTTCGTTCCGAAGTGGGCAGACGCCCCGCCGCAGCATTTCAACCTGCTGCTGGGGTCCGGCGCCAGTTTGAAGTTTTTCTGGATCGTGTTCCATTCCATTCACGAAATCACATTCATCCTCGCCTTAATTTTCTGCTGGAAGATCGATTTTGCGCGGAACTGGCTGCTGGTTTCGTTTGCGGTGCATATCGCAGTGCGCGCCTGGACGCTGGTATTCTTTGCGCCAAGCATCATTCATTTTCAGCAGATCGCGGAAACGAAGGCCGGGGCGGCAGACCTGGCGGACAAAGTATCTCTCTGGCAAACGCTCAACTACGTGCGGGTGGCTATTTTCATCGCGGTTTCCATCGGGCTCATTCCCCTGTGCATCCGCGTCTTTAACCTGCGGCATTGA